Proteins from a single region of Pseudomonas fulva:
- a CDS encoding TetR/AcrR family transcriptional regulator, giving the protein MQKEPRKIREFRRREQEILDIALKLFLEQGEDSVTVEMIADAVGIGKGTIYKHFKSKAEIYLRLMLDYERDLNELLHSSDIDRDKEALSRAYFEFRMRDPQRYRLFDRLEEKVVKGNQVPELVEQLHAIRASNFERLTQLIKGRIAEGKLEDVPPYFHYCAAWALVHGAVALYHSPFWSNVLEDQEGFFQFLMDIGVRMGNKRKRDSETPPA; this is encoded by the coding sequence ATGCAGAAAGAACCCCGCAAGATCCGTGAGTTTCGCCGCCGCGAGCAGGAGATTCTCGATATCGCTCTGAAACTCTTCCTCGAGCAGGGTGAGGACAGCGTGACCGTGGAGATGATTGCCGACGCCGTGGGCATCGGCAAGGGCACCATCTACAAGCATTTCAAATCCAAGGCGGAAATCTACCTGCGCCTGATGCTCGACTACGAGCGTGACCTGAACGAGCTGCTGCATTCGTCCGATATCGATCGCGACAAGGAAGCGCTGTCGCGCGCCTACTTCGAATTCCGCATGCGCGACCCGCAGCGCTACCGCCTGTTCGACCGCCTGGAAGAGAAGGTGGTCAAGGGCAACCAGGTGCCCGAACTGGTGGAGCAGTTGCACGCCATCCGCGCATCGAATTTCGAACGCCTGACCCAGCTGATCAAGGGGCGCATCGCCGAGGGCAAGCTCGAAGACGTGCCGCCGTACTTCCACTACTGCGCGGCCTGGGCGCTGGTGCATGGTGCCGTGGCGCTCTACCACTCGCCGTTCTGGAGCAACGTGCTCGAGGATCAGGAAGGCTTCTTCCAGTTCCTGATGGACATCGGCGTGCGCATGGGCAACAAGCGCAAGCGCGACAGCGAAACGCCTCCCGCCTGA
- a CDS encoding aminotransferase class V-fold PLP-dependent enzyme: MNAIIDEFPQPADLYYLNHAAVAPWPARSARAVERFARENIATGARDYSQWLVTERTLRERLARLLNAASRADIALVKNTSEALSFVAFGLDWHDGDQVIISSEEFPSNRIVWEALRPRGVEVVQVDLQGGDAEGALLAACTPRTRLMAISAVQYASGLRLDLERLGIGCEQRGVLLCIDAIQQLGALAMDVQRSRCAFAMADGHKWMLGPEGLGVFYCRQDLRERLALHEYGWHMLENAGDYDRDDWAPARSARRFECGSPNMLGAMALEASLSLLEEVGMTQVERALHERVQWLLDGLNEMPGVRLLSAQAPDRRAGIVTFTADAWDNRQLHERLKGEQIICAQRGGGIRLSPHFYTEARVIEQSLQRLRAILSE, translated from the coding sequence ATGAATGCCATCATCGACGAGTTTCCCCAGCCGGCCGATCTGTACTACCTGAATCATGCTGCGGTCGCCCCCTGGCCGGCGCGTAGTGCGCGGGCCGTGGAGCGTTTTGCCCGGGAGAATATCGCTACCGGCGCCCGCGACTATTCGCAATGGCTGGTTACCGAACGCACCCTGCGCGAGCGCCTGGCGCGCTTGCTCAACGCGGCCTCGCGCGCCGATATCGCACTGGTCAAGAACACCTCCGAAGCCCTGTCGTTCGTGGCCTTCGGCCTGGACTGGCACGACGGCGACCAGGTCATCATCAGCAGCGAAGAATTCCCCTCCAACCGCATCGTCTGGGAAGCGCTGCGCCCACGGGGCGTGGAAGTGGTGCAGGTCGATCTGCAGGGTGGCGATGCCGAAGGCGCCCTGCTCGCCGCCTGCACACCGCGCACCCGCCTGATGGCCATCAGCGCCGTGCAGTACGCCAGCGGCCTGCGCCTGGACCTGGAGCGCCTGGGCATCGGCTGTGAACAGCGCGGCGTGCTGCTGTGCATCGATGCCATCCAGCAACTGGGCGCCCTGGCCATGGACGTGCAGCGCAGCCGCTGCGCCTTCGCCATGGCCGACGGCCACAAGTGGATGCTCGGCCCGGAAGGCCTGGGCGTGTTCTATTGCCGCCAGGATCTGCGTGAGCGGCTGGCCCTGCACGAATACGGCTGGCACATGCTGGAAAACGCCGGCGACTATGACCGCGACGACTGGGCGCCGGCCCGCAGCGCCCGCCGCTTCGAGTGCGGCAGCCCCAACATGCTCGGTGCCATGGCCCTGGAGGCCAGCCTGTCGCTGCTCGAGGAAGTGGGCATGACGCAGGTCGAACGGGCGCTGCACGAGCGCGTGCAGTGGCTGCTCGATGGCCTGAACGAAATGCCGGGCGTGCGCCTGCTCAGCGCCCAGGCACCTGACCGGCGCGCCGGCATCGTCACCTTCACCGCAGACGCCTGGGACAATCGCCAATTGCACGAACGCCTCAAGGGCGAACAGATCATCTGCGCCCAGCGCGGCGGCGGCATTCGCCTGTCACCGCATTTCTATACCGAAGCACGGGTGATCGAACAGAGTCTGCAGCGCCTGCGGGCGATCCTCAGCGAATAG
- a CDS encoding TatD family hydrolase produces MLIDSHCHLDRLDLAAHGGSLDDALAAARARGVGHFLCIGVSADNAAAVRELAGRYADVDCSVGIHPLDLEPGSAPALDWLLAELDHPGVVAIGETGLDYHYEPEAAELQQEAFRLHLQAAQITGKPVIVHTREARADTLSLLREAALPQGGVLHCFTEDWEMARAALDIGFYISLSGIVTFRNAEALREVARQVPADRLLVETDSPYLAPVPHRGKPNLPAYVRDVAEYLATLRGVSYETLAQQTGDNFRRLFPLARVAPGA; encoded by the coding sequence ATGCTCATCGATTCCCACTGCCACCTCGATCGTCTCGACCTGGCCGCCCATGGCGGTTCTCTGGACGACGCGCTGGCGGCCGCCCGTGCCCGTGGCGTCGGCCACTTCCTGTGCATCGGCGTGAGCGCCGACAATGCCGCTGCCGTGCGTGAACTGGCGGGGCGCTACGCCGATGTCGACTGCTCCGTCGGCATCCACCCGCTGGATCTCGAGCCCGGCAGCGCGCCGGCGCTCGACTGGCTGCTCGCTGAACTCGACCATCCCGGTGTGGTGGCCATCGGCGAGACCGGTCTGGACTATCACTACGAGCCCGAAGCGGCCGAGCTGCAGCAGGAGGCGTTTCGCCTGCACCTGCAGGCCGCGCAGATCACCGGCAAGCCGGTAATCGTGCATACCCGCGAAGCGCGTGCCGATACCCTGAGTCTGCTGCGCGAAGCCGCGCTGCCCCAGGGCGGCGTGCTGCACTGCTTCACCGAGGACTGGGAAATGGCCAGGGCGGCGCTGGACATCGGTTTCTACATTTCGCTGTCCGGCATCGTCACCTTCCGCAACGCCGAGGCGCTGCGCGAGGTCGCCCGCCAGGTGCCGGCCGACCGCCTGCTGGTGGAGACCGATTCGCCGTACCTGGCGCCGGTGCCGCACCGTGGCAAGCCGAACCTGCCGGCGTACGTGCGTGACGTCGCCGAGTACCTGGCAACCCTGCGTGGCGTCAGCTACGAAACCCTGGCGCAGCAGACCGGGGACAACTTCAGGCGGTTGTTCCCGCTGGCACGAGTCGCTCCTGGCGCCTGA
- a CDS encoding PilZ domain-containing protein, with product MNLPPNLGPRNGILSLTIKDKSVLYAAYMPFIKNGGLFIPTNKSYKLGDEVFMLLNLMDEPEKIPVAGKVVWITPKGAQGNRAAGVGVQFNEGDNTARNKIETYLAGALKSDRPTHTM from the coding sequence ATGAACTTGCCACCTAATCTGGGACCCCGTAACGGCATCCTGTCCCTGACCATCAAGGACAAGTCCGTGCTGTATGCCGCCTACATGCCCTTCATCAAGAATGGCGGCCTGTTCATTCCCACCAACAAGAGCTACAAGCTCGGTGATGAAGTGTTCATGCTGCTCAACCTGATGGACGAGCCGGAAAAGATCCCGGTGGCTGGCAAAGTGGTGTGGATCACCCCGAAAGGCGCCCAGGGCAACCGCGCCGCTGGCGTAGGCGTGCAGTTCAACGAAGGCGACAACACCGCTCGCAACAAGATCGAGACCTACCTGGCCGGCGCCCTCAAGTCCGATCGCCCCACCCATACGATGTAA
- a CDS encoding DNA polymerase III subunit delta' — protein sequence MADVYPWQAALWQQLAGRTQHAHAYLLHGPAGIGKRALAERLMALLLCKSPVDLQPCGQCKSCHLLAAGSHPDNYVLEPEEADKPIKVDQVRALVNFVVQTAQLGGRKVVLLEPTEAMNLNAANALLKSLEEPSGDTVLLLISHQPSRLLPTIKSRCVQQACPLPSEAMSLHWLSETLPGSSEQDIRELLYLAAGSPLAAARLQEQGVREQRALVVDGVKKLHKQQASASQLAEAWKDVPLPLLFDWFCDWAHLTLRYQLAQDEQGLGPADMAKVVQYLAQKSSQAKVLAIQEWLLQQRQKVLGKANLNRVLLLEALLVQWASLPGPG from the coding sequence GTGGCTGACGTCTACCCCTGGCAGGCGGCGCTCTGGCAGCAACTGGCCGGGCGCACCCAGCATGCCCACGCCTATCTGCTGCATGGCCCGGCCGGTATCGGCAAGCGCGCCCTGGCCGAGCGCCTGATGGCCTTGCTGCTGTGCAAGTCGCCGGTGGATCTGCAACCGTGCGGGCAATGCAAGTCGTGCCACCTGCTGGCCGCTGGCAGCCACCCGGACAACTACGTGCTCGAGCCGGAGGAGGCCGACAAGCCGATCAAGGTCGACCAGGTGCGTGCGCTGGTCAACTTCGTGGTGCAGACCGCGCAACTGGGCGGGCGCAAGGTGGTGCTGCTCGAACCCACCGAGGCGATGAACCTCAATGCTGCCAACGCGCTGCTGAAAAGCCTCGAAGAGCCGTCCGGCGATACCGTGCTGCTGTTGATCAGCCACCAGCCGAGCCGCCTGCTGCCGACCATCAAGAGCCGCTGCGTGCAGCAGGCCTGCCCGTTGCCCAGCGAGGCGATGAGCCTGCACTGGTTGAGCGAAACCCTGCCCGGTAGCAGCGAACAGGACATCCGCGAGCTGCTGTACCTGGCGGCGGGCTCTCCGCTGGCCGCTGCCAGGCTGCAGGAGCAGGGCGTACGCGAGCAGCGCGCCCTGGTGGTCGACGGCGTCAAGAAGCTGCACAAGCAGCAGGCCTCGGCCAGCCAGTTGGCCGAAGCCTGGAAGGACGTGCCACTGCCGCTGTTGTTCGACTGGTTCTGCGACTGGGCCCACCTGACCCTGCGTTATCAGCTGGCCCAGGACGAGCAGGGCCTTGGCCCGGCGGACATGGCCAAGGTGGTGCAGTACCTGGCGCAGAAGTCTTCCCAGGCCAAGGTGCTGGCCATCCAGGAGTGGCTGCTGCAGCAGCGCCAGAAAGTGTTGGGCAAAGCCAACCTCAACCGTGTGCTGCTTCTCGAAGCCTTGCTGGTGCAGTGGGCAAGCCTGCCTGGACCGGGCTAG
- the tmk gene encoding dTMP kinase encodes MSGLFITLEGPEGAGKSTNREYLAARLREQGIDVLLTREPGGTPLAERVRELLLAPSDETMASDTELLLVFAARAQHLAQVIVPALQRGAVVLCDRFTDATYAYQGGGRGLDVQRIAQLEDFVQGALRPDLTLVFDLPVAVGLSRAAARGRLDRFEQEGRAFFEAVRATYLQRAQAAPARYRIVDASQSLDAVQRDLDALLPQLLELQRG; translated from the coding sequence GTGAGCGGCTTGTTTATCACCCTGGAAGGCCCCGAGGGCGCCGGCAAGAGCACCAATCGCGAGTACCTGGCAGCGCGTTTGCGCGAGCAAGGGATCGACGTGCTGCTGACCCGCGAGCCGGGTGGCACGCCGCTGGCCGAGCGGGTGCGCGAACTGCTGCTGGCGCCCAGTGATGAAACCATGGCCAGCGATACCGAGCTGCTGCTGGTGTTCGCCGCCCGTGCCCAGCACCTGGCCCAGGTCATAGTGCCCGCCCTGCAGCGCGGCGCGGTGGTGCTCTGCGATCGTTTCACCGATGCCACTTATGCCTACCAGGGTGGTGGCCGCGGCCTGGATGTGCAGCGCATCGCCCAGCTGGAGGATTTCGTCCAGGGTGCGCTGCGCCCGGACCTGACCCTGGTGTTCGATCTGCCGGTGGCGGTGGGCCTGTCCCGCGCCGCCGCGCGCGGTCGCCTGGATCGCTTCGAGCAGGAAGGCCGCGCCTTCTTCGAAGCGGTACGTGCCACCTACCTGCAGCGTGCCCAGGCGGCGCCTGCGCGTTACCGCATTGTCGATGCGTCGCAGTCCCTGGATGCCGTGCAGCGGGACCTGGATGCGTTGCTGCCGCAGCTGCTGGAGTTGCAGCGTGGCTGA
- the mltG gene encoding endolytic transglycosylase MltG has product MIRKLLLMLEIVVVLAGLTLGLVAWQQHRALEQPLTLGEERLIEVPAGATPGGVLNRLEADGVIDGAFWLRLYWRFNLQGQPLHSGEYRLTPDLRVRDMLDLWRRGEVVQYSLTLVEGWTFRQVRAALARQDKLQLTLSDLSDAEIMARLGQPDQNPEGRFFPDTYRYVRGMSDLDLLKQAHKRLQVVLDEEWQKRADGLPYKDAYEALIMASMIEKETGVPEERGEIAGVFVRRLAIGMRLQTDPTVIFGLGERYQGRITRAHLREPTPYNTYTIDGMPPTPIALVGREAIHAALHPVDGKTLYFVARGDGSHVFSETLEEHNRAVREYQLKRRADYRSSPAPIPQTSEKDTP; this is encoded by the coding sequence GTGATTCGCAAACTACTGTTGATGCTCGAAATCGTCGTGGTGCTGGCCGGCCTGACCCTCGGCCTGGTCGCCTGGCAGCAGCATCGCGCACTGGAGCAGCCGCTGACCCTTGGCGAAGAGCGCCTGATCGAAGTGCCGGCCGGGGCTACGCCCGGTGGCGTGCTCAATCGCCTGGAGGCCGACGGCGTGATCGACGGCGCCTTCTGGCTGCGCCTGTACTGGCGCTTCAACCTGCAGGGCCAGCCGCTGCATAGCGGCGAGTACCGCCTGACCCCCGACCTGCGGGTGCGCGACATGCTCGACCTGTGGCGCCGTGGCGAGGTGGTGCAGTACAGCCTGACGCTGGTGGAGGGCTGGACCTTCCGCCAGGTACGCGCCGCCCTGGCACGCCAGGACAAGCTGCAATTGACCCTGAGCGATCTGAGCGACGCCGAGATCATGGCCAGGCTTGGCCAGCCTGATCAGAACCCCGAAGGGCGCTTCTTCCCCGATACCTACCGCTACGTGCGCGGCATGAGCGACCTGGACCTGCTCAAGCAGGCCCACAAGCGCCTGCAGGTGGTGCTCGACGAGGAGTGGCAGAAACGTGCCGACGGGCTGCCCTACAAGGACGCCTACGAGGCGCTGATCATGGCCTCGATGATCGAGAAGGAAACCGGGGTGCCCGAGGAGCGTGGCGAGATCGCCGGGGTGTTCGTGCGGCGCCTGGCCATCGGCATGCGCCTGCAGACCGACCCGACGGTGATCTTCGGCCTCGGCGAGCGCTATCAGGGGCGCATTACCCGTGCTCACCTGCGCGAACCCACGCCTTACAACACCTACACCATCGATGGCATGCCACCGACGCCGATCGCCCTGGTCGGCCGTGAGGCGATCCATGCGGCCCTGCACCCGGTCGATGGCAAGACCCTGTATTTCGTGGCGCGTGGCGACGGCAGCCACGTGTTCTCGGAAACCCTCGAAGAGCACAATCGCGCCGTGCGCGAGTATCAGTTGAAGCGCCGCGCGGACTACCGGTCCAGCCCCGCGCCGATTCCCCAGACCAGCGAAAAGGACACCCCGTGA
- the pabC gene encoding aminodeoxychorismate lyase, giving the protein MPHWVDGQPAASLPLVDRGLAYGDGLFETMAVRGGRPVLLERHLARVTAGCERLHIRLDADRLRSELAAFCAELGQGVAKLIVTRGDGQRGYAPSTGSPRHVLQSAAMPAYPGQHAEQGVCLYPCTTRLAEQPLLAGLKHLNRLEQVLARAEWQDAGHAEGLMRDVSGRVIEGVFSNLFLVTGGVLVTPDLQRCGVAGVMRAELLEQAQALGIACQVRDIELDELLGADEVFLCNSLYGVWPVRQLQARHWPVGPLTRKLQALARHLLDR; this is encoded by the coding sequence ATGCCGCACTGGGTCGACGGTCAGCCAGCGGCGTCGCTGCCGCTGGTGGACCGCGGCCTGGCCTACGGTGACGGCCTGTTCGAAACCATGGCCGTGCGCGGTGGCCGTCCGGTGCTGCTGGAGCGGCATCTGGCGCGGGTCACGGCCGGTTGCGAACGCTTGCATATCAGGCTGGATGCCGATCGGCTGCGCAGCGAGCTGGCGGCCTTCTGTGCCGAGCTGGGGCAGGGCGTCGCCAAGTTGATCGTCACCCGGGGTGATGGCCAGCGCGGCTATGCGCCGTCGACGGGTTCGCCGCGGCATGTCCTGCAGTCCGCCGCCATGCCGGCCTATCCCGGGCAGCACGCCGAGCAGGGCGTGTGCCTGTATCCCTGCACCACACGCCTGGCCGAGCAGCCGCTGCTTGCCGGTCTCAAGCACCTCAATCGCCTGGAGCAGGTACTGGCACGCGCCGAGTGGCAGGATGCCGGGCACGCCGAAGGATTGATGCGCGATGTGTCAGGGCGGGTGATCGAAGGGGTGTTCAGCAACCTGTTTCTGGTCACGGGCGGCGTGCTGGTCACGCCTGACCTGCAGCGTTGCGGGGTGGCTGGGGTGATGCGTGCCGAGCTGCTCGAACAGGCACAGGCGCTGGGCATCGCCTGCCAGGTCCGCGACATCGAACTGGACGAACTGCTGGGCGCCGATGAAGTCTTTCTCTGCAACAGCCTGTACGGCGTGTGGCCAGTGCGGCAGCTGCAAGCGCGTCACTGGCCGGTGGGCCCGCTCACCCGTAAACTGCAGGCCCTTGCCCGTCATCTACTGGACCGCTGA